One genomic region from Clarias gariepinus isolate MV-2021 ecotype Netherlands chromosome 20, CGAR_prim_01v2, whole genome shotgun sequence encodes:
- the LOC128508521 gene encoding SLAM family member 7-like isoform X3, whose product MRTRFHHHSLSLLFLLLSEIFSSAGESSVQDLIGAVGDSVTFPISVPVSGSIIYNGNTVGLVFNKQSDTELSEKFVNRLQWVSQSGFFTFSDLRTDDSGLYTVESTKEQKGKQDYQLEVYERVSAPQVMNSASSSSEFCSFLCSVRNVRGLKLSLYEDGVLLNQTSSNTSDITLNLHLEIKKMNNYRERTFSCVASNPVSNKTTSINITHYCSLNTGADVGPPQSSVSVTVICTVLLAGAVMTMCVCLWKRKLNKTSHCIESRKGDMVESVMTSAVYHPVHVQ is encoded by the exons ATGAGGACACGCTTTCACCATCACAGCCTGAGTCTCCTGTTCCTCTTACTATCAG agatcttcagctctgctgGTGAATCTTCAGTTCAGGATCTGATCGGTGCTGTAGGAGACTCTGTTACATTCCCCATCAGTGTCCCTGTTTCTGGCAGTATAATTTATAACGGTAACACAGTTGGACTGGTGTTTAATAAACAGAGTGACACAGAGCTGAGTGAGAAGTTTGTGAATCGTCTTCAGTGGGTCAGTCAGAGTGGGTTCTTCACTTTCTCAGACCTGAGAACAGATGATTCAGGACTTTACACAGTGGAGAGCACTAAAGAGCAGAAGGGAAAACAGGATTATCAGTTGGAGGTGTACG AGAGAGTTTCAGCTCCTCAGGTGATGAACTCAGCCTCCAGTTCTTCAGAGTTCTGTTCATTCCTGTGTTCTGTGAGGAACGTCAGAGGACTGAAGCTGTCTTTATATGAAGATGGTGTTTTATTAAACCAGACCAGCAGCAACACATCCGACATCACACTGAATCTTCATCTAGAAATAAAGAAGATGAACAATTACAGAGAGAGAACCTTCAGCTGTGTGGCTTCCAACCCAGTCAGTAACAAGACAACCTCAATAAACATCACACACTACTGCTCTCTGAACACAG GAGCTGATGTTGGTCCTCCTCAGAGCAGTGTGTCTGTTACTGTCATATGCACTGTGCTGTTAGCAGGGGCAGTAATGAccatgtgtgtatgtctgtggaAAAGGAAACTAAATAAAACCAGTCACTGTATAGAAAGCAG GAAAGGAGACATGGTTGAGTCTGTGATGACATCAGCAGTTTATCATCCAGTTCATGTGCAGTGA
- the LOC128508521 gene encoding SLAM family member 7-like isoform X1 has protein sequence MGRCVSRVPRHHLILLFLFLSEIFSSAGESSVQDLIGAVGDSVTFPISVPVSGSIIYNGNTVGLVFNKQSDTELSEKFVNRLQWVSQSGFFTFSDLRTDDSGLYTVESTKEQKGKQDYQLEVYERVSAPQVMNSASSSSEFCSFLCSVRNVRGLKLSLYEDGVLLNQTSSNTSDITLNLHLEIKKMNNYRERTFSCVASNPVSNKTTSINITHYCSLNTGADVGPPQSSVSVTVICTVLLAGAVMTMCVCLWKRKLNKTSHCIESRKGDMVESVMTSAVYHPVHVQ, from the exons agatcttcagctctgctgGTGAATCTTCAGTTCAGGATCTGATCGGTGCTGTAGGAGACTCTGTTACATTCCCCATCAGTGTCCCTGTTTCTGGCAGTATAATTTATAACGGTAACACAGTTGGACTGGTGTTTAATAAACAGAGTGACACAGAGCTGAGTGAGAAGTTTGTGAATCGTCTTCAGTGGGTCAGTCAGAGTGGGTTCTTCACTTTCTCAGACCTGAGAACAGATGATTCAGGACTTTACACAGTGGAGAGCACTAAAGAGCAGAAGGGAAAACAGGATTATCAGTTGGAGGTGTACG AGAGAGTTTCAGCTCCTCAGGTGATGAACTCAGCCTCCAGTTCTTCAGAGTTCTGTTCATTCCTGTGTTCTGTGAGGAACGTCAGAGGACTGAAGCTGTCTTTATATGAAGATGGTGTTTTATTAAACCAGACCAGCAGCAACACATCCGACATCACACTGAATCTTCATCTAGAAATAAAGAAGATGAACAATTACAGAGAGAGAACCTTCAGCTGTGTGGCTTCCAACCCAGTCAGTAACAAGACAACCTCAATAAACATCACACACTACTGCTCTCTGAACACAG GAGCTGATGTTGGTCCTCCTCAGAGCAGTGTGTCTGTTACTGTCATATGCACTGTGCTGTTAGCAGGGGCAGTAATGAccatgtgtgtatgtctgtggaAAAGGAAACTAAATAAAACCAGTCACTGTATAGAAAGCAG GAAAGGAGACATGGTTGAGTCTGTGATGACATCAGCAGTTTATCATCCAGTTCATGTGCAGTGA
- the LOC128508459 gene encoding LOW QUALITY PROTEIN: oxidized low-density lipoprotein receptor 1-like (The sequence of the model RefSeq protein was modified relative to this genomic sequence to represent the inferred CDS: substituted 3 bases at 3 genomic stop codons), translated as MACMRKSIYMNVEDAEKISCQKXKXIYTFIHLKYTTECHHVPFVGSAGAGERRKVNLSNMAAVGLGFLCVLLLAVITVLCIKHNNEMLQMQSSNDNMTTERDRLLNSNNNMTVERDRLQSSYNALRSERDALQNKLTTQGELINMLNRISAQVCCPVXWMSFSTSCYLVSSSTNTWEQSRQNCRNAGADLVICSWSKVTASHMRCDDTGGPMSQITAAIAYLMRTELRLSSPIQ; from the exons ATGGCGTGCATGAGGAAA AGCATTTACATGAATGTGGAGGATGCTGAGAAGATTTcttgtcaaaaataaaaataaatatacactttTATACACTTAAAATACACAACAGAG TGTCACCATGTTCCATTTGTAGGTTCTGCAGGTGCTGGTGAGAGGAGAAAGGTGAACCTCAGTAACATGGCTGCAGTGGGTCTGGGGTTCctgtgtgttctcctgctgGCTGTAATCACTGTGCTGTGTATAAAACACAACAACGAGATGCTTCAAATGCAGAGCAGCAATGACAACATGACCACAGAAAGAGACAGGTtattaaacagtaataataacatGACTGTAGAGAGAGACAGGTTACAGAGCAGTTACAATGCTCTGAGATCTGAGAGGGATGCATTGCAAAATAAACTTACTACCCAAGGTGA ATTGATTAATATGCTTAATCGTATTTCTGCTCAAGTTTGTTGTCCTGTTTGATGGATGAGTTTCTCCACAAGCTGTTACCTTGTCTCCTCCAGTACAAACACCTGGGAACAGAGCAGACAGAACTGCAGAAATGCAGGAGCAGATCTGGTCATATGCTCCTGGTCAAAAGTCACTGCTAGTCATATGAGATGTGATG ATACTGGGGGACCAATGAGCCAAATAACGGCGGCCATCGCCTATCTGATGAGGACTGAGCTCAGGTTGTCATCACCAATCCAGTAA
- the LOC128508522 gene encoding C-type lectin domain family 4 member E-like isoform X2, with amino-acid sequence MLQMQSSNDNMTTERDRLLISNNIMTTERDRLLNSNNIMTVERDRLQNRYIIINNEKEQLWNQNNKLISERNQLQISYNALRSERDALQNKLTNQVCCPVGWMWFSTSCYLVSSSINTWEQSRQNCRNAGADLVIINSREEQEYVSRLGKNVWIGLTDHLVEGHWKWVDNTPVGTGYWGINEPNNGGQRFSNEDCAQVIVTNPVTSNWNDIHCNNYIHYLCEKRDSVQHSIPSRIH; translated from the exons ATGCTTCAAATGCAGAGCAGCAATGACAACATGACCACAGAAAGAGATAGGTTATTAATTAGTAATAATATCATgaccacagagagagacag gttattaaacagtaataatatCATGACTGTAGAGAGAGACAGGTTACAGAAcagatatattattataaacaatgaAAAAGAGCAGTTATGGAATCAAAACAACAAACTGATATCAGAGAGAAACCAGTTACAGATCAGTTACAATGCTCTGAGATCTGAGAGGGATGCATTGCAGAATAAACTTACTAACCAAG TTTGTTGTCCAGTTGGATGGATGTGGTTCTCCACAAGCTGTTACCTCGTCTCCTCCAGTATAAACACCTGGGAACAGAGCAGACAGAACTGCAGAAATGCAGGAGCAGATCTGGTGATCATCAACAGCAGAGAAGAACAG GAATATGTTTCCAGACTTGGAAAGAATGTATGGATTGGACTGACTGATCATCTTGTAGAAGGACACTGGAAGTGGGTGGATAACACACCTGTGGGAACTGG ATACTGGGGGATCAACGAGCCAAATAACGGTGGCCAGCGCTTTTCTAATGAGGACTGTGCTCAGGTTATTGTCACCAATCCAGTAACATCCAACTGGAATGATATTCATTGCAACAATTATATCCattatttatgtgaaaaaaGAGATTCAGTGCAGCATTCAATACCATCTCGTATACATTAA
- the LOC128508522 gene encoding asialoglycoprotein receptor 2-like isoform X1 — protein MDVMENDGDSESIYMNVEDAEKISYQSEIYNNILLSTTNQNLGSAGAGERRKVNLSNMAAVCLGFLCVLLLAVITVLCIKHNNEMLQMQSSNDNMTTERDRLQNRYIIINNEKEQLWNQNNKLISERNQLQISYNALRSERDALQNKLTNQVCCPVGWMWFSTSCYLVSSSINTWEQSRQNCRNAGADLVIINSREEQEYVSRLGKNVWIGLTDHLVEGHWKWVDNTPVGTGYWGINEPNNGGQRFSNEDCAQVIVTNPVTSNWNDIHCNNYIHYLCEKRDSVQHSIPSRIH, from the exons ATGGATGTGATGGAGAACGATGGAGATTCTGAGAGCATCTACATGAACGTGGAGGATGCTGAGAAGATTTCCTATCAAAGTGAAATCTACAACAACATCCTGCTGAGCACAACCAATCAGAATTTAG GTTCTGCAGGTGCTGGTGAGAGGAGAAAGGTGAACCTCAGTAACATGGCTGCAGTGTGTCTGGGGTTCctgtgtgttctcctgctgGCTGTAATTACTGTGCTGTGTATAAAACACAACAACGAGATGCTTCAAATGCAGAGCAGCAATGACAACATGACCACAGAAAGAGATAG GTTACAGAAcagatatattattataaacaatgaAAAAGAGCAGTTATGGAATCAAAACAACAAACTGATATCAGAGAGAAACCAGTTACAGATCAGTTACAATGCTCTGAGATCTGAGAGGGATGCATTGCAGAATAAACTTACTAACCAAG TTTGTTGTCCAGTTGGATGGATGTGGTTCTCCACAAGCTGTTACCTCGTCTCCTCCAGTATAAACACCTGGGAACAGAGCAGACAGAACTGCAGAAATGCAGGAGCAGATCTGGTGATCATCAACAGCAGAGAAGAACAG GAATATGTTTCCAGACTTGGAAAGAATGTATGGATTGGACTGACTGATCATCTTGTAGAAGGACACTGGAAGTGGGTGGATAACACACCTGTGGGAACTGG ATACTGGGGGATCAACGAGCCAAATAACGGTGGCCAGCGCTTTTCTAATGAGGACTGTGCTCAGGTTATTGTCACCAATCCAGTAACATCCAACTGGAATGATATTCATTGCAACAATTATATCCattatttatgtgaaaaaaGAGATTCAGTGCAGCATTCAATACCATCTCGTATACATTAA
- the LOC128508524 gene encoding CD48 antigen-like: protein MMKILPGNRILWTFLLLPCCLLCAAGDETVTLQEVEGTTITLHTGITGIQSDAQILWFYGPEKAEEKILNSHVIKGETVTEISERFKERLQLDRISGALTIRDISRNHSGVYLLHVIAGRLSSKTFSVSVYAPVSTPVIRNQRENQTVPPTELCFPLCTVENGEDVTLSWYRGTERLNITNNTDLSVNLSLTLQIHNQDINTNTYTCVSANPVSNKTTSLSITQLCDHHPGTAESLTHTVEY, encoded by the exons ATGATGAAGATTTTACCAGGAAACAGGATTCTCTGGACTTTTCTTCTCCTGCCGTGCT GTTTACTGTGTGCAGCTGGAGATGAGACTGTCACACTGCAGGAAGTGGAAGGAACCACTATAACTCTCCATACTGGGATAACTGGGATTCAGAGTGATGCTCAGATTCTGTGGTTTTATGGACCTGAGAAAGCAGAGGAGAAGATATTAAACAGTCATGTGATTAAAGGAGAAACTGTTACAGAAATCAGTGAGAGATTTAAAGAGCGACTGCAGCTGGACAGAATCAGTGGAGCTTTAACCATCAGGGACATCAGCAGGAATCATTCTGGAGTTTATTTATTACACGTCATCGCTGGACGTCTCTCATCTAAGACtttcagtgtcagtgtttatg CTCCAGTATCAACTCCAGTAATAAGAAATCAAAGAGAAAATCAAACTGTTCCCCCCACAGAGTTGTGTTTCCCCCTGTGCACTGTGGAGAATGGAGAAGATGTGACGTTATCCTGGTACAGAGGGACTGAGAGACTCAATATCACCAATAACACAGATCTCAGTGTTAACCTCAGTCTCACACTGCAAATACACAACCAGGACATTAACACTAACACTTACACCTGTGTGTCTGCAAACCCTGTCAGCAATAAAACAACTTCTCTCAGCATCACACAGCTCTGTGATCATCACCCAGGTACGGCAGAgtctttaacacacacagtgGAGTATTAG